One genomic region from Rosa rugosa chromosome 1, drRosRugo1.1, whole genome shotgun sequence encodes:
- the LOC133721703 gene encoding LOB domain-containing protein 38-like, giving the protein MSCNGCRVLRKGCSESCILRPCLQWIETPEAQGHATVFVAKFFGRAGLMSFISAVPEPQRPVLFQSLLFEACGRTVNPVNGAVGLLWTGNWQVCQAAVETVLRGGTLRPIPELVSGSGSGLTPDEASEADGTACTDMWRLRDPTHNSGSSSRFTNSRSKAASCSPTTKRKRPDDESLKVLQHADLDLRLTPTLAFRPKPKPETRRPGSPSMNSEESVVTTCFESTGFAEQYPNRNGGSEIKLLSLFP; this is encoded by the exons ATGAGCTGCAACGGCTGCCGAGTTCTGCGCAAGGGCTGCAGCGAGTCCTGCATCTTACGTCCTTGTCTGCAGTGGATCGAAACGCCCGAAGCCCAGGGCCACGCTACTGTTTTCGTCGCCAAGTTCTTCGGCCGTGCCGGCCTCATGTCCTTCATCTCCGCCGTACCTGAACCCCAGCGACCCG TTCTGTTTCAATCTCTGCTATTCGAGGCTTGTGGCCGTACGGTCAACCCGGTCAACGGAGCGGTGGGGCTGCTCTGGACCGGGAACTGGCAGGTGTGTCAGGCCGCGGTCGAGACGGTTCTCCGGGGCGGGACTCTGCGGCCGATTCCGGAGCTGGTTTCGGGTTCCGGGTCGGGTTTGACTCCGGACGAGGCATCCGAGGCTGACGGGACCGCCTGTACGGACATGTGGAGGCTCCGAGATCCGACTCACAATTCGGGTTCTTCTTCCCGGTTCACCAACTCCCGCTCCAAGGCAGCTTCTTGTTCTCCGACGACCAAGCGCAAGAGACCGGACGACGAGTCGTTGAAGGTGCTGCAGCACGCGGATCTGGACCTCAGGTTGACTCCCACCCTCGCTTTCAGACCGAAGCCCAAACCCGAGACCCGACGACCCGGCTCCCCGTCCATGAACTCCGAGGAGTCGGTGGTCACCACGTGCTTCGAGTCTACCGGGTTCGCGGAGCAGTACCCGAACCGGAACGGAGGATCCGAGATAAAGCTACTCAGCCTGTTCCCTTGA